From Paenibacillus sp. GP183, one genomic window encodes:
- the radA gene encoding DNA repair protein RadA → MSKQKTKFSCQECGYESAKWMGKCPGCQSWNSMIEEVESVVRTQGMNSSFARTKEKPTPIIHIESSPEPRVLTNNKELNRVLGGGIVPGSLILVGGDPGIGKSTLLLQTSHALTESQQKVLYISGEESIKQIKLRADRLNAFSPLLYVLCETNLEMIEEAIQEIQPDFMVIDSIQTVYHPGVTSAPGTVAQVRECTGHFMRIAKGQGIATVLVGHVTKEGAIAGPRLLEHMVDCVLYFEGERHHSYRLLRAVKNRFGSTNEIGIFEMQESGLVEVSNPSELFLSERPLGVAGSTVVASMEGTRPILVEIQALVSSTNFPSPRRMATGVDHNRLSLIIAVLEKRMGMFLQNQDAYLNVAGGVKLDEPAVDLAIAISIASSFRDQPTKPYDVIFGEIGLTGEVRGVSRIDQRVKEAEKLGFRRVIMPEKSLKGWTPPTGMEIIGVNTVSEALKAALGG, encoded by the coding sequence ATGAGTAAACAAAAAACGAAATTCAGCTGTCAGGAATGCGGATATGAGAGTGCGAAATGGATGGGCAAATGCCCAGGCTGCCAATCCTGGAACAGCATGATTGAGGAAGTGGAATCGGTTGTCCGGACCCAAGGAATGAATTCTTCCTTCGCCAGGACGAAAGAAAAACCGACTCCCATCATACATATAGAAAGTAGCCCCGAACCACGGGTTCTAACTAATAATAAAGAGCTTAACCGGGTGCTTGGCGGAGGGATTGTTCCCGGCTCTCTGATTTTGGTCGGGGGCGATCCCGGAATCGGGAAATCCACACTGCTGCTGCAGACTTCGCATGCTCTAACCGAGTCGCAGCAAAAAGTGCTTTATATTTCGGGGGAAGAGTCGATCAAGCAAATAAAACTGCGTGCCGATCGATTGAATGCGTTCTCTCCTTTGCTATATGTACTGTGCGAAACCAATCTTGAGATGATTGAAGAAGCGATTCAAGAGATACAGCCCGATTTTATGGTCATTGATTCCATTCAAACCGTCTACCACCCTGGTGTAACCTCTGCGCCTGGTACAGTGGCTCAGGTTCGTGAATGTACCGGGCATTTTATGAGGATAGCCAAAGGTCAAGGAATTGCTACCGTTCTGGTAGGGCATGTAACCAAAGAAGGGGCTATCGCGGGTCCGAGACTTCTGGAGCACATGGTGGACTGTGTTCTTTACTTCGAAGGGGAACGTCATCATTCCTATCGCCTGCTTAGGGCGGTTAAGAATCGATTTGGCTCGACCAATGAAATCGGTATTTTTGAAATGCAAGAGTCAGGGCTTGTAGAAGTCAGCAATCCCTCGGAGCTGTTTCTTTCCGAGAGGCCTTTGGGCGTTGCCGGCTCAACGGTGGTCGCCAGTATGGAAGGCACTCGTCCCATTCTTGTGGAAATTCAGGCCCTGGTTTCATCAACGAATTTCCCTTCGCCGCGAAGGATGGCCACTGGCGTGGATCATAATCGCTTATCCTTGATAATTGCTGTGCTGGAGAAGCGGATGGGCATGTTTTTGCAAAATCAAGACGCCTATCTCAATGTGGCCGGCGGCGTTAAACTGGATGAACCCGCTGTGGATTTGGCAATTGCTATCAGCATCGCTTCCAGCTTCAGGGATCAACCTACCAAGCCCTATGATGTGATATTTGGAGAAATCGGCCTGACTGGAGAAGTTCGTGGAGTATCGCGCATTGATCAAAGAGTCAAGGAAGCTGAGAAGTTAGGATTTCGCAGAGTGATTATGCCGGAGAAAAGCTTAAAGGGCTGGACCCCGCCTACAGGTATGGAGATTATTGGGGTAAACACCGTATCTGAAGCCTTGAAGGCTGCATTAGGCGGCTAA
- a CDS encoding pro-sigmaK processing inhibitor BofA family protein — translation MVVQYVMWGLLVGSSLLLLYLWFRKGQAGRSLSFLGINLLIAVFLLFVINLLSQYTNVSIPFNYWTLSTVTFLGIPGLFLLVTLKLVLM, via the coding sequence ATGGTCGTCCAATATGTAATGTGGGGCTTGCTTGTAGGCTCCTCTCTTTTGCTTCTTTATCTTTGGTTTCGCAAAGGACAGGCTGGAAGGTCGTTGTCTTTTTTAGGCATTAATTTACTTATAGCCGTGTTTCTGTTGTTTGTTATTAATCTGCTTAGTCAATACACGAATGTTTCAATACCTTTTAACTATTGGACATTATCGACGGTTACTTTCCTCGGCATCCCGGGATTATTTCTATTGGTAACGTTGAAACTTGTCCTGATGTAG
- the disA gene encoding DNA integrity scanning diadenylate cyclase DisA has product MSKDDNKLIKEDNKQDVMSQLLQMVAPGTAFRDGLENVLRAKTGGLIVVGYSPEVMEIVDGGFSINCDFSPNYLYELAKMDGAIILSEDIKKILFANTQLIPDSAIPSTETGIRHRTAERVARQTSKLVVSISQRRNVITLYQGTLRYSLKDIGVILTKANQAIQTLERYKVVLDQSLTNLGASEFEEFVTLHDVTNVMSRIEMVLRIKTEINKYIIELGNEGRLISMQLEELVGNTELEARQLMRDYVRELTEDKVKEALLGLKRLSSDELLDPQHMVRLLGYTHTNAVIEETVSPRGFRVLNKIPRLPSIIIANLVEQFGFLSHIMMASIEELDEVDGIGEVRARAIKEGLKRIQEQMFIDRHI; this is encoded by the coding sequence ATGAGCAAAGACGATAATAAACTGATTAAAGAAGATAACAAACAGGATGTTATGAGCCAATTGCTGCAAATGGTTGCTCCCGGCACAGCCTTTCGCGATGGTCTGGAAAATGTGCTTCGGGCTAAAACCGGCGGTTTAATCGTTGTAGGATACAGCCCCGAAGTTATGGAAATCGTTGATGGCGGATTTTCCATCAATTGCGACTTTTCTCCCAATTATTTATATGAACTGGCCAAAATGGATGGAGCGATTATCCTCAGTGAGGATATCAAAAAAATTCTTTTTGCCAATACCCAGCTCATTCCTGATTCCGCCATTCCTTCAACAGAGACCGGAATTCGCCATCGTACGGCAGAGCGGGTCGCCAGACAAACTTCCAAATTGGTTGTTTCCATATCCCAACGTAGAAATGTCATTACTTTATATCAGGGCACCCTGCGTTATTCGCTGAAAGATATTGGCGTCATTTTGACCAAGGCCAATCAAGCTATTCAAACTTTGGAACGGTACAAGGTTGTGCTTGATCAATCACTTACGAATCTAGGCGCTTCCGAGTTTGAGGAATTTGTTACGCTGCATGATGTGACGAACGTGATGTCACGCATCGAGATGGTGCTTCGCATCAAAACCGAGATTAATAAATATATTATAGAGCTCGGTAATGAAGGCCGATTGATCAGTATGCAGCTTGAAGAATTGGTTGGCAATACAGAACTGGAAGCGCGGCAGCTGATGCGGGATTACGTGCGTGAATTAACGGAGGATAAAGTCAAGGAGGCATTGCTTGGACTCAAGCGGCTTTCATCCGATGAACTTCTGGATCCGCAGCATATGGTTCGGTTGCTTGGGTATACCCATACGAATGCTGTCATCGAAGAGACCGTATCTCCAAGAGGCTTTAGGGTCCTTAATAAAATTCCAAGATTGCCTTCGATTATTATCGCTAATTTGGTCGAGCAATTCGGGTTTCTGTCTCATATCATGATGGCATCCATCGAGGAATTGGATGAGGTGGACGGGATCGGTGAAGTTAGAGCCAGAGCGATCAAAGAAGGCTTAAAGCGGATCCAAGAACAAATGTTCATTGACAGGCATATCTAA
- a CDS encoding UvrB/UvrC motif-containing protein, with product MICQECGKRPATLHFTKIVNGEKNEFHICEVCAREKGELIPGTSNGFSIHNLLSGLLDFEPSSTGSLSNKAQSIRCEECGLTYAQFSKIGRFGCGSCYQSFTERLDPLFKRVHGNTVHVGKVPKRTGGLIQDKREIDNLKKEMMTRIEHEEFEQAAKIRDQIREIEKKIAGI from the coding sequence ATGATTTGTCAGGAATGCGGTAAGCGGCCGGCTACTCTGCATTTTACCAAGATCGTCAACGGCGAAAAGAATGAATTCCATATATGTGAAGTCTGTGCCAGGGAAAAAGGGGAACTCATCCCGGGAACCTCCAACGGGTTTTCGATTCATAATCTTTTATCCGGCTTGCTTGACTTTGAGCCCTCTTCGACCGGTTCACTTTCCAATAAAGCACAATCCATTCGCTGTGAAGAATGCGGACTCACCTATGCTCAATTCAGCAAAATCGGCCGATTTGGCTGCGGTTCTTGCTACCAAAGCTTTACCGAAAGGCTTGACCCGCTGTTCAAAAGAGTGCATGGCAATACCGTGCATGTCGGCAAGGTGCCCAAACGAACCGGCGGGCTGATCCAAGATAAGCGAGAAATCGATAATCTAAAGAAAGAAATGATGACCCGCATCGAACACGAAGAGTTTGAGCAGGCCGCCAAAATCAGGGATCAAATCCGTGAAATCGAAAAGAAGATAGCTGGGATCTAA
- a CDS encoding YbaB/EbfC family nucleoid-associated protein, translating to MNNMNQMMKQVKKMQEQMMKAQEELGTKVIEGSAGGGVVTVTVNGHKKVQNIIIKPEAVDPEDVEMLQDLILTAINDALTKADELANKDMGKFTGGMNIPGLF from the coding sequence ATGAATAACATGAACCAAATGATGAAGCAAGTGAAGAAAATGCAGGAGCAAATGATGAAAGCTCAGGAAGAACTTGGCACCAAAGTCATTGAAGGCAGTGCAGGCGGCGGAGTTGTTACAGTTACTGTAAACGGCCACAAAAAAGTACAAAACATTATCATCAAGCCGGAAGCTGTTGATCCCGAGGATGTGGAAATGCTGCAGGACTTGATTTTGACAGCCATTAATGATGCGCTTACGAAAGCGGATGAGCTGGCCAACAAGGATATGGGCAAATTCACCGGCGGCATGAATATTCCAGGATTATTCTAA
- the dnaX gene encoding DNA polymerase III subunit gamma/tau, with the protein MAHIALYRTWRSQSFREVVGQNHITQTLQNSLRENRISHAYLFSGPRGTGKTSTAKILAKAINCEKGPGIEPCNECSACLRITEGSVMDVVEIDAASNRGVEEIRDLRDKVKYAPTEVRQKVYIIDEVHMLTTEAFNALLKTLEEPPAHVMFILATTEPHRLPATILSRCQRFDFRRVSLDEQVARLKYVCEQEHIDADEEALHYIARLSDGGMRDALSLLDQSASFAAGTIQLGDILSITGGVASDQFEKLVKAIKDQDLGAALELVDTFMQEGKSADKCIESLIDYFRDLLMVRMVPNSTAVTERIFDLAQMQSVAGHFTPAAMMGMIEVLNHYQSEMKYSAQPQTMLELAIMKISGALAQAPNETARVNSTATSSDQADLLLEMSSKLQKLEDQFAGLVKSGIAVPSGDGGSRPSAAPKAAPLAPSKKSGLKLDGFLQAANGESTRQALMKWSQVLSAVKEKKITVHAWLVNGDLVSVAGDTLLVAFKNDMHRNTTEKPENKQLIEQVLTSVLGKSYRLVTIMRKEWDDAQSVAAEAPTEILELQPEDESAGSPKEEWISEAIQLFGEDLVTIKED; encoded by the coding sequence ATGGCACATATCGCGTTATACCGGACGTGGCGATCCCAATCGTTCCGGGAGGTTGTAGGACAGAACCATATTACTCAAACCTTGCAAAACTCATTAAGAGAAAATCGTATTTCCCATGCCTATTTATTCAGTGGCCCTCGTGGAACCGGCAAGACCAGCACCGCCAAAATTTTGGCGAAAGCGATCAATTGCGAGAAGGGTCCTGGCATAGAGCCGTGCAATGAGTGCTCCGCTTGCCTTCGCATAACGGAAGGTTCCGTTATGGACGTTGTGGAGATCGATGCTGCATCCAACCGCGGTGTTGAAGAAATTCGCGATCTTCGCGATAAAGTCAAATATGCACCAACCGAGGTCAGGCAAAAGGTATATATTATTGACGAAGTTCATATGCTCACAACCGAAGCGTTCAATGCTCTGCTCAAAACCTTGGAGGAGCCTCCAGCCCATGTGATGTTTATTCTCGCCACGACGGAGCCTCATCGCCTTCCCGCGACGATCCTTTCGCGCTGTCAGCGTTTTGATTTTCGAAGAGTTTCACTGGATGAGCAAGTAGCGAGACTGAAGTACGTATGCGAGCAAGAACACATTGACGCCGATGAAGAAGCGCTTCATTATATAGCACGATTATCCGATGGCGGGATGAGGGATGCCTTAAGCCTGCTGGATCAATCTGCCTCCTTTGCAGCAGGTACGATTCAGCTTGGCGATATCCTGTCCATCACAGGCGGAGTAGCCTCAGATCAATTCGAGAAACTTGTTAAAGCTATTAAGGATCAAGATCTAGGGGCAGCCCTGGAACTTGTCGATACCTTCATGCAAGAAGGCAAGAGCGCTGACAAATGCATCGAGAGCCTGATCGATTACTTCCGGGATTTATTGATGGTGCGCATGGTTCCAAATTCGACGGCAGTCACGGAACGAATCTTTGATTTAGCGCAAATGCAAAGTGTGGCCGGGCATTTTACCCCTGCAGCCATGATGGGGATGATTGAAGTCCTGAACCATTACCAGAGTGAGATGAAATATTCCGCTCAGCCTCAAACCATGCTGGAACTTGCCATCATGAAAATCAGCGGTGCTCTTGCGCAGGCTCCCAATGAGACCGCACGCGTAAACTCAACCGCGACTTCATCAGATCAAGCGGATCTCCTGCTCGAAATGAGCAGCAAGCTGCAAAAACTTGAAGATCAGTTCGCTGGACTGGTAAAATCGGGTATAGCTGTTCCATCCGGTGACGGCGGTTCGAGGCCATCAGCAGCTCCCAAAGCAGCACCGTTGGCTCCTTCCAAGAAATCGGGCCTGAAGCTGGATGGCTTCTTGCAAGCAGCCAACGGTGAAAGTACGCGCCAGGCATTAATGAAGTGGAGTCAAGTCCTGAGTGCAGTCAAAGAAAAGAAAATAACGGTTCACGCTTGGCTGGTCAACGGAGATTTGGTATCCGTCGCAGGCGATACTTTGCTAGTTGCTTTCAAGAACGACATGCATCGCAATACAACAGAGAAGCCGGAAAATAAACAGCTCATCGAGCAGGTACTAACGTCTGTTCTAGGCAAATCTTACAGGCTTGTGACGATTATGCGCAAAGAGTGGGATGATGCCCAATCTGTAGCTGCAGAAGCGCCAACGGAAATTCTGGAGCTGCAGCCTGAAGATGAATCGGCCGGAAGCCCGAAGGAAGAGTGGATTTCGGAAGCGATCCAGCTGTTTGGCGAAGACCTGGTCACCATTAAAGAAGACTAA
- a CDS encoding DUF2508 family protein encodes MKVNSIWSSSRWKGSSAVQLQGETVRKEQQFLLQELQKAHKVWTNSQAQFDFALGKDQIDYAICCMEAAEKRYEMLLKQARELHFNIQDIKDRPSPAEVMQWSSNM; translated from the coding sequence ATGAAGGTCAACAGTATTTGGTCAAGCTCAAGATGGAAAGGTTCTTCAGCGGTTCAATTGCAAGGGGAAACTGTGCGTAAAGAGCAGCAGTTTTTGCTGCAGGAGCTTCAAAAGGCGCATAAAGTCTGGACCAACTCACAAGCCCAGTTTGATTTTGCATTAGGCAAGGATCAGATCGACTACGCCATTTGTTGTATGGAAGCCGCAGAGAAAAGATACGAGATGCTGCTCAAACAAGCGAGAGAGCTTCATTTTAATATACAGGATATAAAAGATCGTCCCAGTCCAGCGGAGGTCATGCAATGGTCGTCCAATATGTAA
- a CDS encoding CtsR family transcriptional regulator has protein sequence MRNVSEIIEQYLKQVLQQSSEGAIEIQRNELADQFQCVPSQINYVISTRFTLEKGYIVESKRGGGGYIRIQKIELRSHGSILDLIFQTIHTHIDQVTSEGLIYQLQEAHYISAREANLMKAAISRDVLIFKLPLRDEIRAKILKAMLISLLSK, from the coding sequence ATGCGCAATGTGTCAGAAATTATTGAACAGTATTTAAAGCAGGTTTTGCAGCAAAGCTCCGAAGGAGCGATAGAGATTCAGCGCAATGAACTTGCCGATCAGTTCCAATGTGTTCCTTCTCAAATCAATTATGTCATCAGCACCAGGTTCACGCTGGAAAAAGGCTACATTGTGGAGAGTAAACGCGGCGGCGGCGGCTATATTCGCATCCAAAAAATTGAACTAAGGTCCCATGGCTCTATACTTGATCTAATTTTTCAAACGATCCATACACACATTGATCAGGTGACATCGGAAGGACTTATTTATCAACTTCAGGAGGCCCATTACATTTCTGCGCGCGAAGCCAATTTGATGAAGGCGGCCATATCCAGAGATGTGCTGATTTTCAAGCTTCCCCTTCGGGATGAAATAAGGGCCAAGATTCTGAAAGCTATGCTGATTTCATTGCTTAGCAAATAA
- a CDS encoding protein arginine kinase: protein MALHRFTGDALSEWMRGEGPESDIVISSRIRIARNIKDYPYPMLATNPQSKEILEQVSQVLENEDLETISRFSLIPLSELSELEKMVLVEKHLISPNLANESRNGAVILSDNESISIMINEEDHLRIQCLCPGFQVKEVWDLANQIDDIFESQLDYGYDEKRGYLTSCPTNVGTGIRASVMMHLPALVLSQQINRILSAVTQVGLTVRGLYGEGSEALGNLFQISNQITLGQSEEEIIDNLHSVARQIIEHERAARLKLMAESRMRIVDRVNRSLGILSFAEILDSKEAAQRLSDVRLGIDIGIIQNVSSNILNELLVMTQPGFLQQNAGESLTPEERDIRRAQLIREKFGQFSSR from the coding sequence ATGGCGTTACACCGTTTTACCGGAGATGCTTTGAGTGAGTGGATGAGAGGCGAAGGCCCGGAATCGGACATAGTGATTAGCAGCCGAATTCGAATAGCCAGAAATATCAAGGATTACCCCTATCCGATGCTGGCAACCAACCCGCAATCCAAAGAAATTTTGGAACAGGTATCTCAGGTTCTGGAAAATGAAGATTTGGAAACAATCAGCCGTTTTTCCCTCATACCGCTCTCGGAACTCAGTGAACTGGAAAAAATGGTGCTTGTTGAAAAGCATCTGATCAGTCCGAATTTAGCGAATGAATCGCGAAATGGAGCAGTCATTTTAAGCGACAATGAATCCATCAGCATTATGATCAATGAAGAGGATCATCTTCGCATCCAGTGCTTGTGTCCGGGCTTTCAAGTTAAGGAAGTATGGGATTTGGCCAACCAAATCGATGATATCTTTGAAAGTCAGCTCGATTACGGGTATGATGAGAAAAGGGGATACTTAACAAGCTGCCCGACGAATGTCGGAACCGGGATCAGAGCCTCGGTCATGATGCATTTGCCAGCGCTCGTGCTGTCACAGCAAATCAACCGGATTTTATCTGCGGTGACGCAGGTGGGTTTGACTGTGAGAGGATTATATGGAGAAGGCAGTGAAGCATTAGGGAACTTGTTCCAAATCTCCAATCAAATTACGTTAGGCCAGTCAGAGGAAGAAATTATTGATAATCTGCACAGTGTGGCTCGTCAAATTATTGAACATGAACGAGCAGCGCGGCTGAAGCTGATGGCTGAATCGCGCATGCGCATTGTAGACAGAGTGAATCGCTCTTTGGGAATCCTTTCCTTCGCGGAAATTTTGGATTCCAAGGAAGCGGCCCAGCGACTCTCTGATGTACGGCTTGGGATAGATATCGGGATTATCCAAAATGTATCATCGAATATTTTAAATGAGCTTCTTGTCATGACACAGCCTGGATTTTTGCAGCAGAATGCGGGAGAGAGCTTAACCCCAGAAGAGAGGGACATCCGCAGGGCGCAGTTGATTCGAGAAAAGTTTGGACAATTTTCATCAAGATAA
- the recR gene encoding recombination mediator RecR — translation MYYPEPIAKLIDAFSRLPGVGPKTAGRLAFHVLRMKEDDVIDFAKALVNVKRNLHYCSVCCNITDIDPCRICQDKSRDDSMICVVQEPKDLVAMERTKEFLGYYHVLHGAISPMEGIGPDQIHIAELLKRLSDEKVQELILATNPNIEGEATAMYLSRLVKPFGLKVTRIAHGLPVGGDLEYADEITLTKSLEGRREL, via the coding sequence TTGTATTACCCCGAACCGATAGCGAAGTTGATTGATGCCTTTTCCCGTTTGCCAGGGGTAGGTCCCAAAACGGCCGGCCGGCTTGCTTTTCATGTGCTGCGGATGAAGGAAGACGATGTTATCGACTTCGCCAAGGCGCTGGTCAATGTGAAGCGTAACCTTCATTACTGCTCTGTATGCTGCAATATTACAGATATCGATCCTTGCCGGATCTGTCAGGATAAAAGCAGGGACGATTCCATGATCTGTGTGGTGCAGGAGCCCAAAGATTTGGTAGCGATGGAAAGAACCAAAGAGTTCCTCGGCTATTATCATGTCCTGCATGGCGCTATCTCTCCCATGGAAGGGATTGGACCCGATCAGATTCATATTGCCGAGTTGCTCAAGAGACTCAGTGATGAGAAGGTGCAGGAGCTGATTCTGGCAACCAATCCGAATATTGAAGGCGAGGCTACGGCGATGTATCTTTCCAGGTTGGTGAAACCGTTCGGGCTGAAAGTGACGCGAATTGCCCATGGCCTGCCTGTCGGAGGAGATCTGGAATATGCGGATGAAATTACATTGACTAAATCCCTTGAAGGCCGCAGGGAACTGTAG
- the clpC gene encoding ATP-dependent protease ATP-binding subunit ClpC yields the protein MMFGRFTERAQKVLSLAQEEAVRLGHNNIGTEHILLGLIREGEGIAAKALVALGLGLEKIQDEVESLIGRGQEQPTNIAYTPRAKKVIELSMDEARKLGHTYVGTEHILLGLIREGEGVAARVLNNLGVSLNKARQQVLQLLGSSETVSQNHGSNPNVNTPTLDGLARDLTAYAKEGHLDPVIGRSKEIERVIQVLSRRTKNNPVLIGEPGVGKTAIAEGLAQKIINNEIPETLKDKRVMTLDMGSVVAGTKYRGEFEDRLKKIMDEIRQAGNIVLFIDELHTLIGAGGAEGAIDASNILKPALARGELQCIGATTLDEYRKYIEKDAALERRFQPITVDQPSPDEAILILHGLRDRYEAHHRVKITDDAIVEAVHLSDRYIPDRFLPDKAIDLIDEASSKVRLRSYTAPPSLKQLENKLEDIRKEKDAAVQSQEFEKAAGLRDTEQKLREELDTTKNEWKEKQGRLDMEVTPEDIAQIVASWTGIPVTKLAEEETERLLKMEDILHERVIGQEEAVKSVSRAIRRARAGLKDPKRPMGSFIFLGPTGVGKTELARALAESLFGDENAVIRIDMSEYMEKHSTSRLVGAPPGYVGYEEGGQLTEKVRRKPYSVVLLDEIEKAHPEVFNILLQVLEDGRLTDSKGRTVDFRNTLIIMTSNVGAEAIKKNTSLGFTASQDAGRDYGNMKDKVMTELKKSFRPEFLNRIDETIVFHSLDEEHISRIVTLMAEDLRKRLKQQDVDFALTDKAKAFLAKEGYDPTYGARPLRRAIQKHIEDRLSEELLKGNISKGDSLTIDEKDGELVVHNSESAASKS from the coding sequence ATGATGTTTGGAAGATTTACAGAACGTGCGCAGAAGGTGCTTTCTTTGGCTCAAGAGGAGGCCGTAAGATTGGGCCACAATAATATCGGTACCGAGCATATTTTGTTAGGGCTCATTCGTGAAGGTGAGGGAATAGCCGCAAAAGCGTTGGTTGCTCTGGGGCTTGGCCTAGAAAAGATACAAGACGAGGTTGAATCCCTTATTGGAAGAGGACAAGAGCAGCCTACGAATATTGCCTATACGCCAAGAGCCAAAAAAGTGATTGAGCTTTCCATGGACGAAGCCAGGAAACTGGGACATACTTACGTAGGAACCGAGCATATTCTTCTTGGACTCATTCGTGAAGGTGAGGGCGTTGCGGCAAGAGTGCTCAATAATCTGGGGGTTAGCTTGAACAAAGCTCGCCAACAAGTGCTGCAGCTCCTGGGAAGCAGTGAAACTGTATCACAAAATCATGGCAGCAATCCTAATGTAAATACTCCCACATTGGATGGTTTGGCAAGAGATTTAACGGCATACGCCAAAGAGGGTCATTTGGATCCCGTTATCGGCCGCAGCAAAGAAATTGAGCGTGTGATTCAGGTGCTCAGCCGGAGAACCAAGAACAATCCAGTTTTGATCGGGGAACCGGGTGTAGGTAAAACGGCAATTGCCGAGGGCCTCGCACAAAAGATCATCAACAACGAAATCCCTGAAACCTTGAAGGATAAAAGAGTAATGACCCTCGATATGGGTTCTGTTGTAGCCGGTACGAAGTACCGCGGGGAGTTTGAAGACAGACTCAAAAAAATAATGGATGAAATTCGCCAAGCCGGCAACATCGTATTGTTTATTGACGAATTGCATACGTTGATTGGAGCAGGTGGTGCTGAAGGTGCCATCGACGCTTCCAACATCCTGAAGCCGGCGCTGGCGAGAGGCGAGCTGCAGTGTATCGGTGCAACCACGCTTGACGAGTATCGCAAGTACATCGAGAAGGATGCCGCTTTGGAAAGACGTTTTCAACCGATCACCGTGGATCAGCCATCTCCGGATGAAGCCATTCTTATTCTTCACGGGTTGAGGGATCGGTATGAAGCTCATCATCGCGTGAAAATTACGGACGATGCCATCGTAGAAGCGGTTCATTTGTCGGATCGCTACATTCCGGATCGCTTCTTACCGGACAAAGCTATTGATCTTATCGATGAAGCCAGCTCGAAAGTAAGGCTTCGTTCTTATACAGCACCGCCAAGCTTAAAGCAGCTGGAAAACAAACTGGAAGACATTCGCAAGGAAAAGGATGCAGCTGTGCAGAGCCAGGAATTTGAAAAAGCTGCAGGCCTGCGCGATACCGAGCAAAAGCTGCGTGAAGAGCTGGATACCACCAAGAATGAGTGGAAAGAAAAGCAGGGACGCTTGGACATGGAGGTCACTCCGGAGGATATTGCTCAGATTGTGGCAAGCTGGACTGGCATCCCGGTCACCAAGCTGGCTGAAGAAGAAACAGAGCGCCTGCTCAAGATGGAGGACATTTTGCATGAGCGTGTAATTGGCCAGGAAGAAGCTGTGAAATCAGTGAGCCGCGCCATTCGCCGTGCCAGAGCTGGATTAAAAGATCCTAAACGTCCTATGGGCTCCTTTATTTTCTTGGGACCAACAGGGGTAGGGAAAACAGAGTTGGCCCGCGCCTTGGCAGAGTCCTTATTCGGCGATGAAAATGCAGTTATCCGTATTGATATGTCCGAGTACATGGAGAAGCACTCGACCTCCAGATTGGTTGGAGCGCCTCCCGGATACGTTGGTTATGAAGAAGGCGGGCAATTAACGGAGAAAGTTCGCCGTAAGCCATATTCGGTTGTGCTTCTCGATGAAATCGAAAAAGCGCATCCCGAAGTGTTCAATATCTTGCTTCAAGTGCTTGAGGATGGCCGCTTGACGGACTCCAAAGGACGTACAGTCGACTTCCGCAATACTCTGATCATTATGACATCCAACGTGGGTGCAGAAGCGATCAAGAAAAACACTTCTCTTGGATTTACAGCGAGTCAGGATGCTGGACGCGATTACGGAAATATGAAGGATAAAGTGATGACCGAGCTGAAGAAAAGCTTCCGCCCTGAGTTCCTTAACCGGATTGACGAAACCATCGTCTTCCACTCCCTGGATGAAGAGCATATCTCCCGCATCGTCACCTTAATGGCTGAAGACCTTCGCAAGCGTCTGAAGCAGCAGGATGTGGATTTCGCGCTTACGGATAAAGCGAAGGCTTTCCTCGCCAAAGAGGGCTATGATCCGACATACGGAGCCCGTCCTTTGCGCAGAGCGATTCAAAAGCACATCGAGGACCGTTTATCCGAGGAATTGCTGAAAGGCAATATTTCCAAGGGCGACTCCCTAACTATTGATGAAAAAGATGGCGAGTTGGTCGTGCATAACAGCGAGAGTGCAGCTTCAAAATCCTAA
- the rpmE gene encoding 50S ribosomal protein L31: MKEAIHPNYQLTTVTCACGNTFETGSIKQNLRVEICSNCHPFFTGKQKFVDAGGRVDKFKKKYGI, translated from the coding sequence ATGAAAGAAGCTATTCATCCTAATTATCAATTAACCACAGTGACTTGTGCTTGTGGCAACACATTTGAGACAGGATCCATCAAGCAAAATCTTCGTGTTGAGATTTGCTCCAATTGCCATCCGTTCTTCACAGGTAAACAGAAGTTCGTCGATGCGGGCGGCCGTGTTGATAAATTCAAAAAGAAATACGGCATCTAA